Proteins encoded together in one Hyphomicrobiales bacterium window:
- a CDS encoding cytochrome c oxidase subunit 3, whose translation MSIFSQLTAKPWLPAQGRVDNLYQGRDSAPPAARIGLKMFLAVASVLFMLLIMAYAGRMAFEDWRPAPESRLLWLNTFVLILSSLAMQWAQFTARRGLLADLKIGLLAGGMTALAFLVGQMIAWRQLAAMGLFDVTNPAIAFFYLITGLHALHLLGGLIAWGRTADKVWRLGYGPARVRQSVELCTLYWHFLLAVWLVLFGLLFSGSNNMAFILAICGIT comes from the coding sequence GTGAGCATCTTCTCTCAGCTGACGGCAAAGCCCTGGCTGCCTGCCCAGGGGCGGGTCGACAACCTCTATCAGGGACGCGACTCGGCCCCTCCGGCGGCAAGAATCGGGTTGAAGATGTTTCTGGCCGTGGCCTCGGTCTTGTTCATGCTCTTGATCATGGCCTATGCCGGCCGGATGGCGTTCGAGGACTGGCGCCCGGCGCCCGAATCGAGGCTGTTGTGGTTGAATACGTTTGTGCTGATCTTGAGCAGTCTCGCCATGCAGTGGGCGCAATTCACCGCACGCCGCGGACTTTTGGCGGACCTGAAGATCGGCCTGTTGGCGGGCGGCATGACCGCTCTTGCCTTCCTGGTCGGGCAGATGATCGCGTGGCGGCAATTGGCCGCGATGGGTTTGTTCGACGTAACGAACCCGGCCATCGCGTTCTTTTATCTGATCACGGGGCTGCACGCGCTGCACCTCTTGGGCGGCCTCATCGCCTGGGGCAGGACCGCCGACAAGGTGTGGCGGCTCGGCTACGGGCCGGCGAGGGTCCGGCAAAGCGTGGAGCTGTGCACCCTGTACTGGCACTTCCTGCTGGCAGTTTGGCTGGTGCTTTTCGGTCTATTGTTTTCGGGCAGCAACAATATGGCCTTCATACTGGCCATCTGTGGAATTACGTAA
- a CDS encoding heme-copper oxidase subunit III family protein, protein MAETVSGSIIRPDGLQGVVADWASDQRTFKNVPWGKAMMWIFLLSDTFIFSCFLLSYMTVRMSTTVPWPSPSKVFALHIGGADIPLILIAIMTFVLISSSGTMAMAVRFGYARDRRKSTILLLLTALFGATFVGMQAFEWTKLILEGVRPWGNPWGAPQFGSTFFMITGFHGTHVSIGVIFLLIVARKVWRGDYDKARRGFFTSRKGNYEIVETMGLYWHFVDLVWVFIFAFFYLW, encoded by the coding sequence ATGGCAGAAACAGTGAGCGGATCGATCATCCGGCCTGACGGCTTGCAAGGCGTCGTCGCCGACTGGGCGTCGGACCAGCGGACATTCAAGAATGTTCCGTGGGGCAAGGCGATGATGTGGATCTTCCTGCTCAGCGACACATTCATCTTCAGCTGTTTCCTGCTCTCCTACATGACGGTGCGAATGTCGACGACGGTGCCGTGGCCCAGTCCGAGCAAAGTCTTCGCGTTGCACATAGGCGGCGCGGACATCCCCCTCATCCTGATCGCCATCATGACCTTCGTCCTGATCAGCTCGAGCGGGACGATGGCCATGGCGGTCAGATTTGGCTACGCCCGCGATCGCAGGAAGAGCACGATCCTGCTTCTGCTGACCGCCCTGTTCGGCGCCACGTTTGTCGGCATGCAGGCCTTCGAGTGGACCAAGCTGATCCTGGAAGGGGTCCGCCCCTGGGGCAACCCCTGGGGCGCGCCCCAGTTCGGCTCGACCTTCTTCATGATCACCGGCTTTCACGGCACCCATGTGTCGATCGGGGTGATTTTCCTGCTCATCGTTGCCCGCAAGGTATGGCGGGGAGATTACGATAAGGCCAGGAGGGGATTTTTCACCAGCCGGAAGGGCAACTACGAGATCGTCGAAACCATGGGTCTGTACTGGCATTTCGTCGATCTGGTCTGGGTTTTCATCTTTGCATTTTTCTATCTGTGGTGA
- a CDS encoding cytochrome C oxidase subunit IV family protein — MAHVEGQQHPISVYLWVWFLLFVFSTFSYLVDYFHLVGLLRWSLIVLFMIIKAGFIVAIFMHMAWERLALIYAILVPPALVLVFVGLMTLESEYTHFLRTTFFG, encoded by the coding sequence ATGGCGCACGTGGAAGGCCAACAACATCCGATCAGCGTCTATCTCTGGGTATGGTTCTTGCTGTTCGTTTTCAGCACATTCTCGTACCTGGTCGACTATTTTCACCTTGTCGGCCTGCTCCGCTGGTCGCTGATCGTGCTGTTCATGATCATCAAGGCAGGCTTCATCGTCGCCATCTTTATGCACATGGCCTGGGAGCGGCTGGCCCTGATTTATGCCATTTTGGTCCCGCCGGCGTTGGTCCTGGTGTTCGTGGGCCTGATGACGCTCGAATCCGAGTACACCCATTTCCTGCGCACCACGTTCTTCGGATAA
- a CDS encoding MFS transporter has translation MTARSGGAEETGQASDERRSLSRNSDFLLFIAIRLFNVLGIQMLTVAVGWQVYQMTRNPLDLGWVGLSQFAPVLVLFLLAGLAADRFDRRKILAVCNAAHAAVAGLLLIYTYSRVSVVWPIFLILVVHGAARSFFQAASQAILPNIVPVRSFPNAVAYSSSVLKVGQLVGPAMGGVLIAVAGDWVYLAAAVTFVIAAGASALIAVRLTIRAREASGWEEILGGIAYIFRRRIVLGAISIDLVAVLFGGVVGILPVFASDILHVGPEGLGMMRAMPAFGAIFVGILLARLPQTRRMGPIFFVSLTVFGASVIVFSLSEIFWLSLAALAVYGASDMVSVYIRQTLVQVATPDGMRGRVSAVNAVSITASNELGDFRAGVMAAGIGTVPAVFLGGVATLAAAALWWRVFPSLGRVDRLDQVE, from the coding sequence ATGACCGCGCGGTCAGGCGGAGCGGAGGAGACCGGGCAGGCGTCGGACGAGCGGCGCTCCCTGTCGCGCAACAGCGACTTCCTACTGTTTATAGCGATCCGGCTTTTCAACGTTCTGGGCATCCAGATGCTGACGGTCGCGGTCGGCTGGCAGGTCTACCAGATGACGCGCAATCCGCTCGACCTCGGATGGGTCGGCCTGTCGCAGTTCGCCCCGGTCCTGGTCCTGTTCCTGCTCGCGGGTCTGGCCGCCGACCGCTTCGACCGCCGCAAGATCCTCGCCGTCTGCAACGCGGCCCATGCGGCGGTTGCCGGCCTGTTGCTGATCTACACATATTCCCGCGTTTCGGTGGTCTGGCCGATCTTCCTCATTCTCGTGGTCCACGGCGCGGCGCGGTCCTTCTTTCAGGCCGCCAGTCAGGCCATTCTCCCCAACATCGTGCCGGTAAGGTCGTTTCCGAACGCGGTCGCCTATTCGTCGTCGGTCCTGAAGGTCGGCCAGCTCGTCGGGCCCGCCATGGGCGGCGTCTTGATCGCGGTCGCCGGCGACTGGGTCTATCTCGCGGCAGCCGTGACGTTCGTCATCGCCGCCGGCGCCTCGGCATTGATTGCCGTCCGCCTGACGATCCGCGCCCGGGAGGCGTCCGGCTGGGAGGAAATTCTCGGCGGCATCGCCTACATCTTCCGGCGAAGGATCGTGCTCGGGGCGATTTCAATTGACCTGGTCGCGGTCTTGTTCGGCGGCGTCGTAGGAATTCTCCCGGTGTTCGCCAGCGACATTCTCCATGTCGGACCGGAAGGCCTGGGCATGATGCGCGCGATGCCGGCCTTCGGCGCGATCTTCGTCGGGATCCTGCTCGCGCGTTTGCCGCAGACGCGAAGGATGGGGCCGATCTTCTTTGTTTCCTTGACCGTCTTCGGAGCCTCGGTGATCGTCTTCAGCCTGTCCGAAATCTTTTGGCTGTCGCTGGCGGCGCTGGCCGTTTACGGCGCTTCGGACATGGTCAGCGTCTACATCCGGCAGACTCTCGTCCAGGTTGCGACCCCGGATGGGATGCGCGGCCGCGTCAGCGCCGTCAATGCGGTTTCGATCACCGCGTCGAACGAACTCGGCGATTTCCGCGCCGGGGTCATGGCGGCCGGCATCGGCACCGTTCCGGCGGTCTTCCTCGGCGGCGTCGCAACCCTCGCGGCCGCCGCCTTATGGTGGCGCGTCTTTCCGAGCCTGGGGCGCGTCGACCGGCTCGACCAGGTCGAATAG
- a CDS encoding ABC transporter permease, giving the protein MAVLVLLFLIAPILAILPLSVNDSEYLTYPMRGFTTRWYEAVFSSEKWRLAVINSFLIGIPATAIATLLGTPAAIGLSLAEFRGKKLVTVLLLSPLVVPIVIVAVGLYFFFAPLGLTQSYTGLIVAHAALGAPFVVVTVGAALASFDRGLVRAAASLGAPPVTVFFRVMLPLLGRGVVSGALFAFAISFDEVVTVLLLGAPHQRTIPREMFSGLRESFNPTIAAVATMLTVLAIVLLLLIEWLRARTASMTGRSEGGVKANWF; this is encoded by the coding sequence ATGGCGGTTCTGGTACTGTTGTTTCTGATCGCGCCGATCCTCGCCATCTTGCCCCTGTCGGTGAACGATTCGGAGTATCTGACCTACCCGATGCGCGGATTTACGACCCGCTGGTACGAGGCCGTATTCTCCAGCGAGAAATGGCGGCTTGCGGTGATAAACTCGTTTTTGATCGGCATTCCCGCCACCGCGATCGCAACCTTGCTGGGGACGCCGGCGGCGATCGGCCTGTCTCTGGCCGAGTTCCGCGGCAAGAAGCTGGTGACGGTGCTGCTGCTGTCGCCGCTCGTGGTGCCTATCGTGATCGTCGCCGTCGGCCTCTATTTCTTTTTCGCGCCGCTCGGGCTGACCCAATCCTATACCGGGCTGATCGTAGCCCATGCCGCGCTTGGCGCGCCGTTCGTCGTCGTCACCGTCGGCGCGGCGCTGGCCTCCTTCGACCGCGGCCTGGTGCGCGCCGCCGCCAGCCTCGGCGCGCCGCCCGTGACCGTCTTCTTCCGGGTGATGCTGCCGCTACTGGGCCGCGGCGTGGTATCGGGGGCGCTGTTCGCCTTCGCCATTTCGTTCGACGAGGTCGTGACCGTCCTGCTCCTCGGCGCGCCGCACCAGCGCACCATACCGCGCGAGATGTTCTCGGGCCTACGCGAAAGCTTCAATCCGACCATCGCCGCGGTGGCGACGATGCTGACGGTGCTCGCCATTGTGCTGCTGCTGCTGATCGAATGGCTTCGCGCCCGGACCGCGTCCATGACCGGCAGGAGCGAGGGCGGCGTCAAGGCAAATTGGTTTTGA